A genomic window from Populus nigra chromosome 7, ddPopNigr1.1, whole genome shotgun sequence includes:
- the LOC133698768 gene encoding protein FAR1-RELATED SEQUENCE 3-like isoform X2 — MDVHVIDGEEGMGHRGVAYDGDSEPNDSGEVNNGEHDEDGAAELHEPCVGMEFDSENAAKTFYDMYARRLGFSTNVAHFTRPKTDGAMAAREFVCGREGLKRRSAYSCHAMLRIELKSPGKWVVTHFVKEHNHSTTSLRKVKYLRPRRHFAGAAKCVAETGQGVGVAPSGVGQAAAVVSSGVGQGVGVVPSGVGQAAAVVSSGVGQGVGVVPSGVMYLSMDGNHTPVAETNHGVRNTPPAEPNRVVKTSTTVNYIVRPNNQKRTLGRDAQNLLEYFKKMQAENPGFFYAIQLDDENRMANVFWADARSRTAYTHFGDAVTFDTNSRVNQYRVPFAPFTGLNHHGQTILFGCAILLDDSEASFVWLFKTFLTAMYDQQPASIITNQDRAIQTAVSQVFPDARHCNCKWHVLREGQEKLAHVCNAHPNFQLELYNCINLTETIEEFESSWRDILDKYDLRGHNWLQLLYDARAQWVPVYFRDSFFAVMSPNQGFDGSFFDSYVNQQTTLPMFFRQYERALDNWFERELEADFDTICTTPVLRTPSPMEKQAANLYTRKIFAKFQEELVETFVYTANRIEGDAAISTFRVAKFEDDQRAYIVSLNYPEMRANCSCQMFEYSGILCRHVLTVFTVTNVLTLPPHYILKRWTRNAKISTGMDDHGGDLPGQESLTLRYNNLCREAIKYAEEGAIAAETYNVAMVALREGGKRVAVVKKNVAKVSPPGAGNDDRKTSTSASDTTPLLWPPQDEVTRRFNLNDTSTPVQSVADLNLPRMAPVSLQRDDGPPGNMAVLPCLKSMTWVMENRSSTTGNRVAVINLKLQDYGKTPSTELEVKFQLSRVTLEPMLRSMAYISEQLSTPANRVAVINLKLQDTETTTGESEVKFQVSRDTLGAMLRSMAYIREQLSNSAEPQAEPPSKKHRK; from the exons ATGGATGTTCATGTGATCGATGGTGAAGAGGGGATGGGTCATCGTGGGGTGGCCTATGATGGAGATTCAGAACCAAATGATAGTGGAGAAGTGAATAACGGGGAGCATGACGAGGATGGGGCTGCTGAGCTGCATGAGCCCTGTGTGGGCATGGAATTTGATTCAGAGAACGCTGCAAAGACTTTCTATGATATGTATGCTAGACGCCTAGGTTTTAGCACCAATGTTGCTCATTTTACCCGTCCTAAAACCGATGGGGCGATGGCTGCTAGAGAGTTTGTATGTGGTAGGGAGGGTTTGAAGAGAAGGTCTGCTTATAGTTGTCATGCTATGCTTAGAATAGAGTTGAAGAGTCCAGGAAAATGGGTTGTGACGCACTTTGTAAAGGAGCATAACCATTCGACTACTAGTCTCAGGAAAGTGAAATACCTTCGGCCCCGCAGGCATTTTGCTGGTGCTGCAAAGTGTGTTGCTGAAACTGGGCAAGGAGTGGGAGTTGCTCCAAGTGGTGTTGGCCAAGCAGCAGCAGTTGTTTCTAGTGGTGTTGGCCAAGGAGTGGGAGTTGTTCCAAGTGGTGTTGGCCAAGCAGCAGCAGTTGTTTCTAGTGGTGTTGGCCAAGGAGTGGGAGTTGTTCCAAGTGGTGTAATGTATCTTTCAATGGATGGAAACCACACACCTGTAGCAGAGACAAACCATGGAGTTAGGAATACTCCTCCTGCCGAACCAAATCGTGTTGTTAAGACTTCTACAACAGTGAATTATATTGTTAGGCCCAATAACCAAAAGAGGACTCTAGGAAGGGATGCTCAGAATCTGCTGGAGTATTTCAAGAAAATGCAGGCTGAGAATCCTGGTTTCTTTTATGCAATACAACTCGACGATGAAAATCGCATGGCTAATGTTTTTTGGGCCGATGCAAGGTCAAGAACTGCTTACACTCATTTTGGTGATGCAGTTACATTTGACACAAATTCTCGAGTAAATCAATATAGGGTGCCATTTGCCCCATTCACAGGTTTGAACCATCATGGTCAAACAATTTTATTTGGCTGTGCAATACTTCTTGATGATTCTGAAGCTTCTTTTGTTTGGTTGTTCAAGACATTTCTAACAGCAATGTATGATCAACAGCCTGCTTCTATAATCACCAACCAAGACAGGGCCATACAGACAGCAGTTTCTCAGGTGTTTCCTGATGCCCGACACTGTAATTGTAAATGGCATGTTTTAAGAGAAGGCCAAGAAAAATTGGCTCATGTATGCAATGCACATCCCAATTTTCAATTGGAACTGTATAATTGTATCAACTTGACAGAAACTATTGAGGAGTTTGAATCATCATGGAGGGATATTCTTGACAAATATGATCTGAGAGGACATAACTGGCTTCAATTGTTGTATGATGCTCGTGCTCAGTGGGTTCCAGTGTACTTCCGGGATTCCTTTTTTGCTGTAATGTCTCCGAATCAAGGATTCGATGGTTCTTTTTTTGATAGTTATGTGAACCAACAGACCACATTGCCGATGTTCTTTAGACAGTATGAAAGAGCATTGGATAATTGGTTTGAAAGGGAGCTAGAAGCAGATTTTGATACAATTTGCACCACACCAGTTTTGAGGACGCCATCTCCTATGGAGAAACAAGCAGCAAATCTTTATACGAGAAAAATATTTGCAAAATTTCAAGAAGAGTTGGTTGAAACTTTTGTATATACTGCTAACAGGATTGAGGGTGATGCAGCTATCAGCACATTCAGGGTTGCAAAATTTGAGGATGACCAAAGGGCCTATATTGTTTCGTTAAACTATCCGGAAATGAGAGCAAACTGCAGCTGCCAAATGTTTGAGTATTCAGGCATTCTTTGTAGACATGTTTTGACAGTCTTCACAGTGACAAATGTTCTGACACTGCCACCTCATTACATCTTAAAACGATGGACGAGAAATGCCAAAATCAGTACAGGAATGGATGACCACGGGGGTGATTTGCCTGGCCAAGAGTCTCTTACTTTGCGATACAACAATCTATGTCGAGAAGCAATAAAATATGCAGAGGAAGGGGCAATAGCTGCAGAGACTTATAATGTTGCAATGGTTGCTCTTAGAGAAGGTGGAAAGAGGGTTGCTGTTGTGAAGAAAAATGTGGCCAAAGTTTCACCTCCTGGGGCTGGTAACGATGATAGGAAGACCTCAACTTCAGCATCAGATACAACTCCATTGTTATGGCCACCGCAAGATGAAGTTACCCGACGATTTAATCTGAATGATACTAGCACTCCAGTTCAATCTGTTGCTGATTTGAATCTTCCCCGCATGGCCCCTGTGTCCCTTCAGCGTGATGATGGTCCTCCTGGTAACATG GCAGTTCTTCCTTGTCTCAAATCAATGACTTGGGTGATGGAGAACAGGAGTTCAACAACAGGGAATAGAGTTGCTGTCATCAACCTGAAG TTGCAAGATTATGGCAAGACTCCATCAACAGAATTGGAGGTTAAGTTTCAACTCTCAAGAGTTACATTGGAGCCGATGTTGAGATCTATGGCATATATCAGTGAACAGCTCTCAACACCAGCTAACAGAGTTGCAGTTATCAATCTGAAG CTTCAAGACACTGAAACAACTACAGGAGAGTCAGAGGTTAAATTTCAGGTTTCCAGAGATACATTAGGTGCCATGTTGAGATCAATGGCCTACATTCGCGAGCAGCTTTCAAATTCT GCTGAGCCCCAAGCGGAGCCTCCATCAAAGAAGCATCGGAAGTGA
- the LOC133698768 gene encoding protein FAR1-RELATED SEQUENCE 3-like isoform X1 codes for MDVHVIDGEEGMGHRGVAYDGDSEPNDSGEVNNGEHDEDGAAELHEPCVGMEFDSENAAKTFYDMYARRLGFSTNVAHFTRPKTDGAMAAREFVCGREGLKRRSAYSCHAMLRIELKSPGKWVVTHFVKEHNHSTTSLRKVKYLRPRRHFAGAAKCVAETGQGVGVAPSGVGQAAAVVSSGVGQGVGVVPSGVGQAAAVVSSGVGQGVGVVPSGVMYLSMDGNHTPVAETNHGVRNTPPAEPNRVVKTSTTVNYIVRPNNQKRTLGRDAQNLLEYFKKMQAENPGFFYAIQLDDENRMANVFWADARSRTAYTHFGDAVTFDTNSRVNQYRVPFAPFTGLNHHGQTILFGCAILLDDSEASFVWLFKTFLTAMYDQQPASIITNQDRAIQTAVSQVFPDARHCNCKWHVLREGQEKLAHVCNAHPNFQLELYNCINLTETIEEFESSWRDILDKYDLRGHNWLQLLYDARAQWVPVYFRDSFFAVMSPNQGFDGSFFDSYVNQQTTLPMFFRQYERALDNWFERELEADFDTICTTPVLRTPSPMEKQAANLYTRKIFAKFQEELVETFVYTANRIEGDAAISTFRVAKFEDDQRAYIVSLNYPEMRANCSCQMFEYSGILCRHVLTVFTVTNVLTLPPHYILKRWTRNAKISTGMDDHGGDLPGQESLTLRYNNLCREAIKYAEEGAIAAETYNVAMVALREGGKRVAVVKKNVAKVSPPGAGNDDRKTSTSASDTTPLLWPPQDEVTRRFNLNDTSTPVQSVADLNLPRMAPVSLQRDDGPPGNMAVLPCLKSMTWVMENRSSTTGNRVAVINLKLQDYGKTPSTELEVKFQLSRVTLEPMLRSMAYISEQLSTPANRVAVINLKLQDTETTTGESEVKFQVSRDTLGAMLRSMAYIREQLSNSQAEPQAEPPSKKHRK; via the exons ATGGATGTTCATGTGATCGATGGTGAAGAGGGGATGGGTCATCGTGGGGTGGCCTATGATGGAGATTCAGAACCAAATGATAGTGGAGAAGTGAATAACGGGGAGCATGACGAGGATGGGGCTGCTGAGCTGCATGAGCCCTGTGTGGGCATGGAATTTGATTCAGAGAACGCTGCAAAGACTTTCTATGATATGTATGCTAGACGCCTAGGTTTTAGCACCAATGTTGCTCATTTTACCCGTCCTAAAACCGATGGGGCGATGGCTGCTAGAGAGTTTGTATGTGGTAGGGAGGGTTTGAAGAGAAGGTCTGCTTATAGTTGTCATGCTATGCTTAGAATAGAGTTGAAGAGTCCAGGAAAATGGGTTGTGACGCACTTTGTAAAGGAGCATAACCATTCGACTACTAGTCTCAGGAAAGTGAAATACCTTCGGCCCCGCAGGCATTTTGCTGGTGCTGCAAAGTGTGTTGCTGAAACTGGGCAAGGAGTGGGAGTTGCTCCAAGTGGTGTTGGCCAAGCAGCAGCAGTTGTTTCTAGTGGTGTTGGCCAAGGAGTGGGAGTTGTTCCAAGTGGTGTTGGCCAAGCAGCAGCAGTTGTTTCTAGTGGTGTTGGCCAAGGAGTGGGAGTTGTTCCAAGTGGTGTAATGTATCTTTCAATGGATGGAAACCACACACCTGTAGCAGAGACAAACCATGGAGTTAGGAATACTCCTCCTGCCGAACCAAATCGTGTTGTTAAGACTTCTACAACAGTGAATTATATTGTTAGGCCCAATAACCAAAAGAGGACTCTAGGAAGGGATGCTCAGAATCTGCTGGAGTATTTCAAGAAAATGCAGGCTGAGAATCCTGGTTTCTTTTATGCAATACAACTCGACGATGAAAATCGCATGGCTAATGTTTTTTGGGCCGATGCAAGGTCAAGAACTGCTTACACTCATTTTGGTGATGCAGTTACATTTGACACAAATTCTCGAGTAAATCAATATAGGGTGCCATTTGCCCCATTCACAGGTTTGAACCATCATGGTCAAACAATTTTATTTGGCTGTGCAATACTTCTTGATGATTCTGAAGCTTCTTTTGTTTGGTTGTTCAAGACATTTCTAACAGCAATGTATGATCAACAGCCTGCTTCTATAATCACCAACCAAGACAGGGCCATACAGACAGCAGTTTCTCAGGTGTTTCCTGATGCCCGACACTGTAATTGTAAATGGCATGTTTTAAGAGAAGGCCAAGAAAAATTGGCTCATGTATGCAATGCACATCCCAATTTTCAATTGGAACTGTATAATTGTATCAACTTGACAGAAACTATTGAGGAGTTTGAATCATCATGGAGGGATATTCTTGACAAATATGATCTGAGAGGACATAACTGGCTTCAATTGTTGTATGATGCTCGTGCTCAGTGGGTTCCAGTGTACTTCCGGGATTCCTTTTTTGCTGTAATGTCTCCGAATCAAGGATTCGATGGTTCTTTTTTTGATAGTTATGTGAACCAACAGACCACATTGCCGATGTTCTTTAGACAGTATGAAAGAGCATTGGATAATTGGTTTGAAAGGGAGCTAGAAGCAGATTTTGATACAATTTGCACCACACCAGTTTTGAGGACGCCATCTCCTATGGAGAAACAAGCAGCAAATCTTTATACGAGAAAAATATTTGCAAAATTTCAAGAAGAGTTGGTTGAAACTTTTGTATATACTGCTAACAGGATTGAGGGTGATGCAGCTATCAGCACATTCAGGGTTGCAAAATTTGAGGATGACCAAAGGGCCTATATTGTTTCGTTAAACTATCCGGAAATGAGAGCAAACTGCAGCTGCCAAATGTTTGAGTATTCAGGCATTCTTTGTAGACATGTTTTGACAGTCTTCACAGTGACAAATGTTCTGACACTGCCACCTCATTACATCTTAAAACGATGGACGAGAAATGCCAAAATCAGTACAGGAATGGATGACCACGGGGGTGATTTGCCTGGCCAAGAGTCTCTTACTTTGCGATACAACAATCTATGTCGAGAAGCAATAAAATATGCAGAGGAAGGGGCAATAGCTGCAGAGACTTATAATGTTGCAATGGTTGCTCTTAGAGAAGGTGGAAAGAGGGTTGCTGTTGTGAAGAAAAATGTGGCCAAAGTTTCACCTCCTGGGGCTGGTAACGATGATAGGAAGACCTCAACTTCAGCATCAGATACAACTCCATTGTTATGGCCACCGCAAGATGAAGTTACCCGACGATTTAATCTGAATGATACTAGCACTCCAGTTCAATCTGTTGCTGATTTGAATCTTCCCCGCATGGCCCCTGTGTCCCTTCAGCGTGATGATGGTCCTCCTGGTAACATG GCAGTTCTTCCTTGTCTCAAATCAATGACTTGGGTGATGGAGAACAGGAGTTCAACAACAGGGAATAGAGTTGCTGTCATCAACCTGAAG TTGCAAGATTATGGCAAGACTCCATCAACAGAATTGGAGGTTAAGTTTCAACTCTCAAGAGTTACATTGGAGCCGATGTTGAGATCTATGGCATATATCAGTGAACAGCTCTCAACACCAGCTAACAGAGTTGCAGTTATCAATCTGAAG CTTCAAGACACTGAAACAACTACAGGAGAGTCAGAGGTTAAATTTCAGGTTTCCAGAGATACATTAGGTGCCATGTTGAGATCAATGGCCTACATTCGCGAGCAGCTTTCAAATTCT CAGGCTGAGCCCCAAGCGGAGCCTCCATCAAAGAAGCATCGGAAGTGA